CAGAAATTCAGCTTCATATGTAGGGCCGAGGTAATCATTATTTTTCACAACACGAACAAGAGAAGTGATAGCATGTCTTTTCACTATGAACCCTTGAGGAGTATCAGGAGTGAGTGGATGAGACAGAGGCACAGCAGCAAGAAGAGCTTCTGGATAAGCGCATTTCAATCCAAACCTGTCATCAGTCAGGTATTTTTCCAACTGCGCTGTCCCTCGTAGATTCAGACTGGAAATGTTTTTGGGAAAGAGAGAGTACATTAGAATTGTTATAAATTGTCAAGTATTTGGTTTAGACCTAAGAAACATAAATACCTGCTAAGCCGTTCACCAACTACTTTTTCCTCCTGATATAAAAAATTGTGCATGTTGTGTTTGTAATTTTCATGGTTAATTGGACTGGTCATCTGGTCAGTGGATATGAGTTGGTATCTGTTTAGCagctctctctctgcctcttctCTTTTAACAAAAGGAATGATTTCCAAGCTTTCCTTATTCCAGAGCTCAACATTACTGACAGTCTCTTGTCTTTCTAGTGGAAACTCAGGTTCTGGGCCCTTACATTCATCCTCTCCAACCCTGACCTTGAGTTTCTGACGCAGGATGGGTCTGGTGTTGAAGTCAAACACTACCCATTGCTCATAAAGTCCTGGTTGGTCAGATTTGAAGGACACTGGGATTTCATACTCTGcagaaacaaatcacaataaCTTAGTAAAAGCATGACTAAGGTTTCTTTTTGGGTTTTGTAAGAAATATTGAGTCTTCACCTGTTTGGTTCTTTTTAAACCAATCACTATTGGAATATGACCGTTCCTCATTGGGGTCTTTGCTGAGACTATATTTCGCCCCCAGTTCCCGTTTGAGTAAAGCAATCACTTCTAGAGGTTCCTGGAAGGTTTTAAGTTCAATTGAAAGTAAAGATTAATGTAACATAGTTACATCTGTCTAAACATGTTTAGGGACTGAAACTGGATTATTCATCTTACATTTCTCCcaacatgtaaacaacatataCACTTTGGAATTTAAAAATTGCTAATAATTCTTATAACTAATCGTAAGAGTATAGTATTATTAGAAGTTGTATCTTTTATACTGTAACTAAAACAACCCTATCAAAAAACGTTTGTATGTCTGTTAATGTACAAACCTTAGAAATAATGGTAAAATTCCATGTACACTGTATTCCCTTTTTCCTTACATAGACACTGTCTAAATCTGGGTCACAGGTGATAACAACATCAGGAAGGGTGTCGCTGACCTGCAGGAATATAGTTACGACATTGTAAAAGGTAAATATGTACAATAAAAATCAAGCTTtggttatataaataaaaaaaataacatgggacaagaaaattatatataatgtataaactaGGTATACAAGAAGCTAAATTAAATGCAAGTAGCAATGCAAAGATCAGAgatacaaatgtaaacatttgggATACTGTCCCATAGTGAGTGTCTTACTCAATGTGCCACtaatgatgttttattgtttattacttacAATCATTTTCTTGTCATTGCTGTGTCTGTATTCATCCAAAAGTCTGTCTTGATAGGACAGTAGGCCCATCTCGTCTACATCCCTGACTCTTTTCCGTGAAGCCTTGAATCTTTTTTGCCATTCACTAAGTTCCTCTTTACTGTGAGCCTTTGTGCAGTTATCGCCATACTCGCACAGCAGGGATCTATGGGAGAACGTTTTATAGGCTGCTTTGACTTACTTGGACACAAGCAAACATCTAATGCCAAGTCACACTTCGCATAAATACCTTTCACACAATTTCAGGTCCTTGTATGTTGGTGGTGGATCACGGTACTTCCAAGTCGGAGAAGTATCTTCAAAGACCAGTCTCCTGTGCTTCACAGTGAAACAGTGGTTCATCAGTTCCTCATCATTTGGGATGTGGACCTGGCACAATGTGCAGTCAAACTCGCCTCTTTTCTGCACTGTCCTTTGGTTTTGTTTTATCACTTTCACAAGCTTAGGAATTGTGAGGTTTTCATCCTTCATGACGTTCCACAGCGCTGCTTCTTCTGAGCTCCTAGCGTAGGAACATTTCCTTCCGTGCTGGGTGCATCCAGCATCTTCAGTGAAGTACCAGCAAACAAAATATTTGGAAGGTCTGGGAAAGTGTGGCAGGGGGGCAACGGGCCTCCACGATGAACTGTTACCTTTCTGCTTGATCAGTAAGATGTTTTCAGAGCAGTAATGGCTGATCTCCTTGTAGGTGTATGAAATCTCATTGTGTTTTTTACAGCACTTATCACATCTGACACACAGCTTGTGTGACTCTAGTAATGTTTGAAGATTATGATGATTCCCCACAGAAGCCATGATTTAAGGGATATGAAATTCCTGCAAAAAGAAATGGTTTGCAATTACAGGtccatttacaatttatttttttccattgtttttgttCTCTTGAGGAAAAGTAAAGGagtaaaaagtttattaaaaactacAAACCCATAGAAAAATCCCCATAAAAGCACAAACCCATATAAAAATCTCAAGGGACTTAAGTGAATTAGTCTTCTGGGTTTTGACGTCATGGTTGTAGCACTCTATCACACATAGTAATataaatcaataacttttttagCCTTCAGACTAAATAAACTTCAGCTTTAGAGAACATACCTTTTGATACGGTGCAGGTGTGGTAATTGAAAATTATTTACCTGCCACCTTTACATTTCAAGGAGAGTGCAATAAGCACAATGCACATAACTATTTCATATATGTATTTAAGCATATAAACTACAGATTAaagaatacaattattatatatacatatattataatgttattataaggctataacaatgttttcaggtcACTTTCTCCGAAAGAGTTCACCCAAATGAGATTATGTAATGATTTAATGATCTGTGTAATAAAAGTTCAGAATGAGATACTTGGTCACCTTTGACTGAGTTGAATACAGTAATTAGCCAGCTTTTGAATTCCACAGATtgtgtaatgtaatttaatgatCTTAGCTTAATTAACTATTTTATACTAAATAATAAACTGTTCATAAAATAATTAGGTAACATGAATTAGTAACGCACAGCATTATCTTACCTTCATATTTTCCTTGCCATCCCAATGGTTTTCTCATATGTCATGATCTTCCTGTAACACTGGATGTTTCAGCCGATCTCAGTGTCATGTGCACCTCGAGGCATTTAAACCATTTATAGAGATGTTGCTGAGCGACGCCGTATAAGCCCCTCCCCTAGAATTAAATAAGTTTCATTTTCCAGGAGCGTGTGCTTGTACAGAACAGTGCAAACACAGTTTCACCTTTCAGTTTCAATACTGATGAAATCTACAGGAAACAGACAGAGCTGCTACAAACAAAaccacacaaaaaacaacaacctttaaTGTTcctgttagaattttttgaatatAAACACCAATTTCAGCATACATCAGTTTATTCTTTTATGTTTTTGCGATGATTCAGACAATATTGGAAATGAATATGCTAGCATGTACCATGCATTTTTTAACCATGACTGAACAAATTAGTCTTGTTTTCCCCAATGCACAAGCTTAAAATGTTCCTGAAATGTTTCAGAATGGGTCTTTTCTACTAATACAAAGAATGTGCTTTATcctgtatttaaaaatgttcttttaacaAGAGTAAACTTTTTTAGGGAAAACAAAACAGATGCACATTAAAGGAACAGCATTGTTATGTGGGGTTCACCCGTTTAATTTGGAACATTGTTCCAAAGCTGGAGTCGTTCAAAATGATTCTCTGTAACACACGGCGTAAGATGTAGCTGATGTGCCCATATTTTCTATTCTGAGCATtgctaagaaaaacaaaaacagcttatCGCACGTGACCGAAGATGCCCGAGGTGATTACAGACgaatacaaattattaaacaaatcagGTGAATGAAACTGCTTCCATTGATACCTGACGTTTTGcatatttgaaacataaatatttattctacCACCTAACAACTCCCATTCAATGCCATTTTAGTCAAGTTATGTAAATTTTGGACAAACAAAACTGGTTGACGTCATAGCTGTATATCCTGTTGTCCCTTATTTTTCTGCTTCTGACTTAAGGACTCAGGAATGTCATAATTGTgtgtacttttaaatgttttcagatcCACCTACCTACAACAAcacagatgacacacacacacacacacacacacacgtacacacacacaagcagcagTATGTGAGCAAACAAAACAGCTTCAGTTCCATTTGTCTGCAATTTTCCATCATCCTCTGGCCAAAGTTTGTCATGACACGTACACAAACACACCCTCATTTCACTCAGCTTTAATGACTCATTTGGCAGTACTTCATTGCATACGAGTCTTATCAACAGCAATAAAAGTCCTAATGGTTTAGAAACCATTCAGAAACTACTGCTCCAGTAACTTCCATATTCAATACCTGATCAGAAACCAAAAAAACTTTCAAGAGACAGACCTTCACAGTCCCTCAGGAGACACTAAACTGCTATAGAGGGTGATAAATAACAATCAAGTAATCCTGATGTGTTGCCAACATAAATAATCCATTGGATGCTTTCCGAGATTCCATCGATTGCAAAAATGACAGACACCTTCTTACGAACTTGTTAtgctttaattcaattttaaatggttttcagTAATCAGTTAGCAGCATACAGCTTAGACGTTTCTCTTTCAGGTCACTGTAAACAAACCAACAAATCTGAGTCAGCGACCCTTGAAATGCACCAACGTGAATGAATCATACCCTATAAAGTGCAGTGTATATGTTGACACAGTCACGTTTTTTACTTTTGTGAGATTCTGCTCTGCTCTGCCATTGCTGGTTACACATTAAGATATGCTTTGACAGTATCATGATGGTTTTAGTTCACTTACTGGTTTGGCTGGTTTTCAGCAACAACAACCCTCTCAATCACTTGTGTCAATAACATATCATTAATGCCAATCTGGAAACAAGTCTTAAGCTGGTCTAAGTTGTAGGTTTTTTGTCAGGTGGAAGAAAAACCTCATGGTCAAAAGTATGTGGACACCTCTTTGCAATAAATGCGTTTGGCTAGTCAAATAATTACAGATCCCAACTGTACTCTCTACAGTGATTGTTCAACAGCTTTGGGTGACGCTTTTCTGCCAAGTAGGGCATGTTTCTTCCTGGATCaacctcagccaatcagattctaAGGAATAAGAAGTAACTTGAACTACAAAAGTAAAGGTTGTGTTTAGGGTAAGTGATATGACTTCTTCATAACAGAAGATGTTGATTTGGGAACATCGCACAAGTCAAGGTCCACCAAGAAAGGTCAAAGATTTTCACACATCCTACACAAAGTCCAGACCTATATACCTTTGGAATGAACTTGGACACCGAACTAAAGCTTTTATGAAAAACAAACTGCCCATTAAAGCCCATGCTTCTCaaattaaacaatcaacaaacacgTATGGCTGTGGTGTTAGGATGCTCACATACTTTTGTCCATGTAATTGTTTGTGGGATACTGTTATATGCTCTTATTGATAAGGTAAACTGATAAGGTGAGTTTGATTCTCCAAATGGACATCTCACAGCTCTGGGGTCAAAGAGAGTGTCCTTAGCCAGAGAGGTCAGTGTGAAGTTCCTTATTCTTACGGACTTCTGCAGCGTGAAGCTCCTAACaaagaaaagagagacagaataTTAAACATCCAATAAATAAGAACGGTTCTGTAGCCACCAGGAAGGAGAAAGAACTACTTCTCTATTTTACTGACAGTAAAGTACAGCTGTAAGCTTGTTTCTTGTTGCAATAGGAACTgtgttaaaaaaagaatagaaaatttAATTTCCGTTTTTCCATTGCACAAACAGTCACAAAAGCCAAAGTCATTGGTTCAGTTCAAAggtaatgcatgaactgataGCATTGAATGCAAGCAATAAAGGTAGTTTTCAAAGGTGTCAGACAAATGCataatgtaaaatgcatttaatttgccATGGATTTTGGCAAACTGCTTCACAACACAATTTCAAGGAGGCTTTTTGAACGGGAGGTTGGAGGCTGAGGATGACGGAGCATCTACACTCATATTTCCTATGGAATAAtacactgatgaatcattcacagtaGAACCAGGAACTTGTATTTCACATTCCTTCATGAAAAGAGAAACCAGACAGACTCACCTTCTCTCTCAGACGCTGCTTGAGAGCACCGAGCCGGGCCATGCGATTTTCTTGGATCAGCTCCATTTTGTGGTGGAGTTTCTCCTCGGTCATCTTGCTGTAGTTGTTGTTGACCTCCTGGGCCTTGGTGAGCACCTCCTTCTCACGCTCCCGTTTATCCGCCAACTGCTTCAGCACCTGCTTCTCCTGAGACTACAGAAAGAAGTGCAGAAAGGTGATGACAATTTTAATGTgagacagtgaagacatttttttCTGACATTCAATAACTGCAGAGGAGAGATGCCAGAAAGTGGGAAAAGTCATGAAAACAGCAAGAGGACtcaattttgtattgttttgctaATTTTTTCAGCAACAGATTCATACAAAGGTTTCTGTGCATGACAAATTTCAAGAATGGCAAATATGAACATATACAAGCACCTTTAAGATTCTCAGTTACACATGTGCTTTTGCTTTTAGAACGTTTTTCAATAGATGAATGCAtctgctaaataattaaatgttattttagtcaGCTGCATCCTGTGGACTAACTCTACCAGAGCAAGATGGAACTGTCCAAAAAGCATGGGAAAGCCAATACCTTTTACAAGTTTATGTACAGTGCTTTTTATCTACAGATTAAATAATGAAGTGATATTTAATGGCATCATCATCTTACCTTCCGTCTCTCCTCGGCGGCCTCCAGCCTCCTCTGTAGTTCCCCCAGGGAAGGCTCTTTCTTCTGGGGAGGCAGCGCCAGAGTCTGGGGTCTCTCTGGAGACGGCTCAGTTGGACTCTTCAGGATGACCTCAAACGCCTGACCAGAAGCTCGCTTATCCAGCGACTTCACCTCCATATCTGAAGAAATGTTGATGAGGACAATGAATGTGATGCATAGACTTTCTCATAGTAAAGACTTCAATCACTGGCCGTCTGGCTGATGATGTTCCTACCTTCAAACTGACCAAAGGTGTTGGGAAGAGGCTGGGAATACAAACAAGAGCAGAGGAGAGACAACACCGACATCTCTCTAAGCTTCTCAGAGTAGgctgcaaaagaaagaaatgttataTGAATACGGTAAATATGACAGCAAATCAGTGATGCAAATGCATGTGGTGAACTTACCAGAACTTTACATGCAATGCAAAAGTATAGACACCTTTGGTCTACAACATGCTATGCTTTTATTCACCCGTTATTACCTAGCATAACTCCAGtccagtttatatattttatattgtttctcAAGTACATGTATCTTGCTTTAAGAATCTTTTAGACATTTACACTGAAAACAAGAATATAATGAGGACGATTGtcactttttgtctttttttttgtaaaatgattttaAGAGTAATGGAGATTGGTTGCAAGTTTTGCTAATACAACTTATCTTTACCTGTTTTCATAAAACCTGCAGGAACCCTGAAAAAAGATTAGTATGTTTTGAAATGTCTACTGATAACATGactaaaataattgcatttataatgGGAAGTGTGCTGTTATTGGTAAAAGGAAGGTCGATTCTGTATTACGGCAAAATCTTACTCAATCAGATGTACAGTCATGACCAAAAGTTTTGGAAGTGACGTGAattttgttttgcaaagtttactgcttcagtgtttgtagattatttttccatgtttctaTGGGATattgaaaaacaatgataagcatgTCATatgttttaaaggcttttattggcaaaaaaatatacatatgagTCAGTATTTCCAGTGTTGatccttgttcttcataacctctgcaattcGCTCTAGCATGCTGGAaattagcttctgggccaaatcctgactgatggccatccattcttgccttattagttctcCGAGTTGATcaccttttgaggactgaccacagattctctttgggtttgagatctggggagttgcctggccacgGATCCAAAATTTAATCTTGATCTttgagccacttctttatcactcttgctttgtgacatggtgctccatcatggtGGTTAATACACGGATCATCACCAAATTTCACGTGGAATGAAGTCCTGAAGACTTCTTTGCTGAAGTCgaacctctctccttgaagttATTGATGATAGTTCATTTTTTTGGCCATTGACGCtttaagcaattatttaaaatgcatctgatcactctgCTCATTAATCTAGAAGCAATGTGAATGAACACAacaacagcttaagcagcaaacattgcaaaacacaaaatgtatgtcACTCCCAAAACCTTTGGCCACGACTTTAGAGGTGTTTCCCTAAACTGACCTTTATTGCttcatgaaatatttttaaaaggctatgcaaatgcataaatgcaagcATGTTACCAGGCTCCAGTCAACACACTAGGCATCAAAACTCAAACCCCACCCTCAGTCGGATTCATGCATTATTGATCCGATTACTGAACCATGTAAGCAAAACcgtgagtttgtgtgaatgtgaacTCTGTGTCATGATAATCACACAATGCACCTCAATAAAAAAACATGGTATGAggaaatgcatgcatgcaaaaggGACTGGAGTAAACATTAGTCTTTACTAAAGTAGCTAATGGTGTATTTTAATTATTCCTCTAAGTGTGCATCAGAGCACGTTCATTTATCACCCATGAGCTCAAAATAAAGGTCACTTTGCAATAACTCGAAGCTAAAGAATCTAACTCAAATCCTGCTTTTTCTGCTGGACATTTGAGCAAACCACACAATATAATGTGCATAATTTACTCCTGTTATTTCTGTATGATCTACAGCTAATTCAGACCAACACAAAGCAAACTAATTGCACCAGTGTTGCAGAGCGGTTCCGGTCTTTGGCTCCTCAAGGTTCATTTAAAGGTCTCATCAAAGTCAACATGAGACTACGTAGACGACTGATTCCCAAAATATCCTGACTGTATGTGTTTAATTTGATCCACACTTCACATCTTCAATATTGCGCCACATTTTGCAGCACCGCTACCCTCCAAATGAACCTGTGTTTTTATAGCGCAGCATCTGCAGTGTTCAGCATCAGCGCACAATAACAAACAGAAACAGCCTTTATTAAATGGATCGCTTCATTAATGATCTCATCTCTTAGAATAGTGTGTGCATGGATGACAAAGGACATATTCACCAGTGCTAATGTCATGTTAAAAGAAGTGATTCAGCAGTGTGTCATGCAATCTCTCGCAATGCAGGAATCTCCCCATTCTCTCAGCGTCCTTCCTACAGAGATACAGATTATTCTGGGTCTTACCTGAAACTGTGCTGTCCATCGTGCTGTCGGAGGACGGATGGATGCTGAGCGGAGAGAAGTGCTGAAGGAGTGACGCAGTGGTCTGTATTATCAGAGGAATGATGGATGGAATGTGgagtgagagagaaagggaggaggaggaggaggtgaagGTGGAGAGGACGAGAGAAATCGAGAAACGGCATTGCTGATAAACCAGCAATTTTGTCAGATCAAGAtataaattgagaaaaaaaagatttaaataatgaTATTGTGCCATTGTCTCGGAAACAAGCTATTTTTGCTGCTTGCATACACCTtcgaaaataatttaaatgattaagTCATTTGGGATGAGAAAAGTTCTTGCAGCATCTGTTTGCTTGTTTCGATATTTCGTTGCATTTTGTATGTGCATTGTATACTTTTTGGGTTGCTGTATCTGGTAAATGCTTCTAGATATAGTTGTCtgtttaaaatttgtatttgtatatctTTGGTACGGTTGATGAGgttttgaagaaattaatacatcGTTGACGAGACTAAAGATGCATTGGGTTCAGCTGcacaacatttattcattttccaaTCAGCTATTGGTGACACTTGCAATCCTGATATATTTTGT
The Carassius auratus strain Wakin chromosome 31, ASM336829v1, whole genome shotgun sequence DNA segment above includes these coding regions:
- the LOC113050190 gene encoding stathmin-3-like — encoded protein: MAQYHYLNLFFLNLYLDLTKLLVYQQCRFSISLVLSTFTSSSSSLSLSLHIPSIIPLIIQTTASLLQHFSPLSIHPSSDSTMDSTVSAYSEKLREMSVLSLLCSCLYSQPLPNTFGQFEDMEVKSLDKRASGQAFEVILKSPTEPSPERPQTLALPPQKKEPSLGELQRRLEAAEERRKSQEKQVLKQLADKREREKEVLTKAQEVNNNYSKMTEEKLHHKMELIQENRMARLGALKQRLREKELHAAEVRKNKELHTDLSG